The Armatimonadota bacterium genome includes the window ACCTCTCGCAGAGGAACCCCTATCACCGCCTGCATCTGTTGTGACATCTCAGGCGACCGCGCCCACGCCTCAAACTGTTCCACCTGAGACCCGTGTCGTGGCAGGCACAGGTATATCGTTCCTGCAAAGGAATCTGAAGTGGGCGAAGCAACCGACTGCGGAAGATGGCTGAGGATGCGGTCATCCAGATAGCGCATCTCAAAGGCGCGTAACGTACCCGTTTGATAACTGTGTCGGCGTGCCACAAGAGGTAACGGCGGAACCAACCGGTTTAACAGATCAGCCAGGTTCACCTGATGCCCAACCTGCCGACGCGCCTCTTGCAAGCGTTCCTCCACGTCTACGTCGCTGCCCTGCCAGACCCTGTAGGTGCCGTTGAACGAGCGATACACAATCGCCGACCGCTGCCGAAGGTGCTGCAGAACAGCTTGCAGCTGCGTTTGGTCTACCCGAGGGTGGACGGCGCACTGCAGTGCTTCCAGATTAGGACGCACAATGCTCACCTCGCCCGCCCACTGCAGCATTGCCAGGCTCTTCAGCACCAGCGTTTCGGTTTCGCCCCATGCCTCACGCAGTAGTATCTGCTCCACCTGTGCAACGGGGCGCAAAGGCACGCTGGTGTACACGGCGTGGCGGAAGTGAGTAGTGACATAGTCGAAGAGACAGCACAGGTCGTAGAGAGCAGGGGGATTACCGGGCGACACGGGACGATGTAAAAACTGCTGAAATCCGAACGGTTCTTGCAGCGTGAGGAAGGCAAAGAGCGACCGCTCGTTCTGAGCGTGGTGACGAAACAGATGGGGTAGCAACACAAGCGCCAGGGGGTGCAGAGGATACACCTGCTCGGCTAGCCGCACAAACTCCTCCGCACGCATCCCAGACGGCGACAACCGATGGGTAACCATCTCTTCCGCCAGTGCTCTGCACATCTGCCGCCCCCGCAGTACCGGTTGGGCAGTCGCATCACCCTCCACTGCGTACCCAACCAGCCGCATCATCTGTTCCGCACTTTCCACGAAGGCGATGTCCTCAAAGCGTCCCTGCACCTTCGCCCATTCGTTGCGGACGCTCTGTTCCAGTGCCTGAGCGTAGTGTTCAAACGCCTGATGCAGGATACCGACGAACACCGCTTCCCAGCGCGGCGCCATCTCTGCTATCTGCTGTAGCAGGTAAAGGTCGCCCGAATCGGGGTGCAGAGCCGCATATTCCAAGGTTTTGCCCAGCTCGTCCAGAATAATCAGCAGGGGGCGTCGCTCTCTTTCAGCCAGCCGCTCGATGCTGGTGAACACCAGATCGTCGAGGGTACGTGCACGGAGAGGTGGAGATTGCAGGGAGGTTCTTATCTGCTCGCGCAGGTCGTCAGGCAGAGATGGCAGTTCGGCGATAGATTCCAGCAGGCACACAGCTGGGGATGTACGCCGTCCTACTGCCAGGACAGGTAGGAAGCCGGGAAAGGTCTCCACGTGTGCTGCCAAGTCGGCGTCTACTCTGCGCAGCTTGGTCATTGCCAGCGGATGGGAAGGATGCTCCCGGTGAAGCAGGGCACTCAGGAACAGGGCGAAGAGTGATTTGCCCGAGCCGTAAGGACCCGTAAGCGTCCATGCACGCTGCGAGATCTGGATGCCGTTGAGCAATCGCTGTAGACTGGTCAGCGCGTGCGCACTCAGCACATAGCTTTCCAGAGCATATGCAAAGAGGGCATCACGGCGCAGGTTGACTGAGCGCATGATCCCTTGCCTGACGTGTACCTGTTCGAACAGGGTATGGGCAGCTACTAATTCGCTACTCATCACCGCCACTGCTCCGACGGTAGTATTGCTCCAGCAAACCAAAGGCGAGTTCGTCTATGGTCTCTATCTGATCGAGGTGCAGGAAGACCTGGGTGAGGCCTGCAGTTTCCACCACGTCCAGCGGTCCATGGGTGTGCGAAGCGATTTCATCCACAGCGTGCAGCAGGCTATCTTCGTCTAATCGAAACGCCTGTCCGGGACTGCCCGGTGCGTAAAGGCACTCCTGCAGAGCCACGCTCCTTCTGTGCGGAGCACGAGCACGGACGAACTGTAGAAGAGCGAACCCTATCACAGAGGCAGGTAATGTTTCCTTTCTCCCGATGCGGAATCGATACACGCCATCTGCATCCGCGGGGCGTATCAACTCCAAATCCGCGAGAGGGCAATCGAAAGACGCCTCCGGCACAGAGGATGCAGCATGTACACTGGGAGTGTATGTGCGCAAGAAGCAGTCCACATCTCGAGCGACAGATGCGGCAGAAATCGGCTGCTGTTGCCGTTCCACCACAGATTGCAAAAAGGACACCAATTGCGGCTTGGTAAACTCATTATCGGGATAGGTTGCGAAGAGATACCACCACGCGCTGGCACGCAGGGGGTTGGTCACCAGTAGCCAGTGTATCAACCAGAGTGAAGCGGGATCTTCCAGATAAGGGTCCCAACCATCGTCCGCTAGCAGGCGATCACCGATTGGTGTAGTTTGAAGAGGCTTGCTTCCCGTCGGGCCTGGCTGCTCTTCCACGACCCTGGTGGCAAGACACCAGAAACGGATAGAGCGCACCATGTTCTTCCCCACGCCGAGCCGCACTACCGCATCATCTCGCATGAAGGCGAAGCCATCCTCTCGCACCGCGTCGTAGCCCTTCTTGAGCCAGCCGGTTCGGAAGGCGAAAGTTTCATGCGCCCCCACCACGTAGCGGGGTTCACCTGTGCCCACAACCTCTCCTCTCATGCTAGATAACCAAACGTTTCGGCCGGAGCAAGCAAATCTCCTGCTAGAGGTTCATTGTTGCCCACTGATGACGAGTTGGACATCATCCCTATCGGTTTAGAGACGCAGCAGTTACTGCAGAAGATAGACAGCAGGGTGCTTTCGGAGGTGCAGCAGTATGAGAGCCTGTGTCAGGCTCCATGCGCAACATCCAATTCCACCATGTACGTGGAACCCGGAAGTAGTTGAACAGCGACTCCGGTTCGAGGTTTCGTTCTCTGCAGTAGTTCATCCAGAGCAGGATGTGCGGAGGCTGGACGTCGCCCAGAGTATGGACATCCTGCTCCTCCTGCAGGAACTGAATGAACCTGCCGACGTTATCCTTGTATCCCTTGAGAGTAGCTCCGGTAGCATTTTGAGCTGCGAGTGTATTGAGCCACAATTCGAGCGCATCCCAGAGGTCGCCAAAGCTGGATGTCACAACACATCTCTCCTTCCACCAGTATCCCGAGGAAGACACAAGGTGTAGGGTCTGCACAGGGGATACGGTGTCCAGTCACACGAGATATAGAAGAAATGGAGCGGGAGACGGGACTCGAACCCGCGACATCCAGCTTGGGAAGCTGGCGTTCTGCCACTGAACTACTCCCGCTCGCTCCACATGGATATTCTACATTACCCTACAACAGTTGTCAAGCCACCTGGAGGGTGTTCGAAAAATCGCATAGACCCCACACCCACCACCAACACACAAAACAACCGCTACCAGCCACCTGCACCACACCCACCATGTTCCACAACACAAACATGCCCCAACGCCACCACCTTCACGTGCGACCGCTGCTGACGTACCTGTGCCCCACGCAAATACTGCGCCAAAAACGGTGAGGCATACCCTACGCCCGTGCCATCCACAAACACACACGGCGTCTCACGGGTCGGCGTCTCTGACGCGATGCCCTGCTGGGCAAGCCAAGTGAGCAGTTGGTGCAGGCGTTCGTCTGCAAGATGCTGCAACAGGCAGGGGTTGGTCGGGCAGCAGTTCTGGGGCGAGGGCGAACAGTAGGCGTCGGTAGGACACTCCCAGCAAGAGGAGGGTGAGGATGAGCGCTTCGGGGTATTTGTAGGGTCGTGCGCGGCGTGGGGGCAGAGGATGGAGTTGGCAGAAGCGTTGGACGATGGTGAAGATGACCTTCACCGACAGGGTAGTGAGTCTGCTTTGTGGTAGGTATCGTCGTTTCATGGGAACCGATTTTTTGAACACCCTCAGCCACCTGGGAGGGTGTTCGAAATTGCTGGTTGAATGGATAGATAACCTAACCCCCTTGCCCCCTTCCCTGCAAGGGAAGGGGGAACGCCCCTCTCCTCGTAGGAGAGGGGACGGGGGTGAGGTAAGGCAGGGATAGCAAGAACGCCTCTCTCCTTGCGCTACAACCAACTTCTCAACAATTCTCGAACACCCTCCCGCATAGCTTGACAAAACATCACCCTCTGTGGTATAGTTAGTTACGTCAAGGATGTGACGAGGTCGTCCCCAGAGAAACGGCAGACAGAGGCGTCGCAAGGGCGTGTCCGCCGTTTTTTGATTCGGTTACGCATTGCAGCGACCCCACTTTCACACGCAACGCCGCGACCGGAGAGGCTTTCAGCCACTCCACGAGACTTCCCGAAAAACAAAACATCCCATTTCAGGAGGTACGTGTATGCGACGTTTGGTTCTATGCGCGATGTGCGCACTGGGGGTCGTCGCTGCAGTGCATACGCAGGGCGCCCCTGAGGTGGAGGTCAACGGTCTGCTGGACGTATATGCGGGCTACAACTTCAACAACCCGCCATCCGACGCCAACGGCACCAACCAGAATGTAGTACGCGCTTTCGACCAGCGTTCGGGCTCGCTGAGCCTTAGCCTGCTGGAGGTCACGCTCAAGAGCAAACCCGAACCTGTCGGGTTCACATTGACCCTCACCACCGGTAAGACCGCCGACTTGGTGCATTACAACCCCGGCGAGGACAGGTTCAAACTGTTGCAGCAAGCCTTCCTCACCACCAGCGTCGGCAACTGGACGGTGGACGTAGGCAAGTTCGTGACTGCGCTGGGAGCAGAGGTGATAGAATCCAGCGCGAACGACAACTACTCGCGCTCGTTGCCTTTCGTGTACGCCATTCCCTTCTATCATGCGGGCATCCGCGCATCTACCGGCCTAGGTTCAGGCTGGGGATTGCAGGCGATGCTGGTCAACGGATGGGACGTCACGGAAGACAATAACAGCAAAAAAAGCTTCCACGTAGCGATTAACTACGCCGACGAGCGGCTCAGCTTCGTGCAGAACGTAATTACTGGCGACGAGGCGATTGCCCCTGCCAGCGGCGCGCGCACCGTGTGGGACACCGTGCTGTTCTATACGCTGGGAGCGGATAAGGTTGGGCTGAACTTCGACTACGGCGAAGACAAATCGGCGAGCGCGAAGTGGCTGGGGTACGCGGTGTACTACCGGCGCACTCTGCCCAGAGGGCGTGCGCTTGCTCTGCGCTACTCCTATATGGACGATAAGGACGGATTCCGCACGGGCGTAGTGCAAAAGCTCAGCGAAGTCACCATCACCTACGAGTACCCCATCGGTTCCTCTGTGAGCCGCTTCGAGGTGCGCTTGGACAGCTCCAGTCAGCCTTTCTTCCTGAACGATGCCGGCGCAGCCGCCAAGAAGCAACAGGTGACTGTGATGTACTCGCAGGTTTACAGGTTTTAAGGAGGGCACAACCATGCGAACGATACGGGCTTTGCTGGCAAATCGCGTAACGCTGTTTGGTGGGCTTTTCGCCCTGCTGGGTCTCGCCACGTTGAAAGCGTGGGCGCAGGACAACCCTTCTGTGGAGGAGGCTCTGGCGAACCACAAGATGCTGCTGGACACCATCTGGGTGATGGTCGCGGCGTTTCTGGTGTTCTGGATGCAGGCGGGTTTCGCCTACGTTGAAGGAGGTCTCACCCGTGCCAAGAACACCAACAACATCATGATGAAGAACCTGATGGATTTCAGCATCGGTTCGGTGGCGTTCTGGGCGGTGGGCTTCACGCTCATGTTCGGCGACGGCAACGCCTTTGTGGGCATGAAGGGATGGTTCCTTGCCGGACCGGACAATTCACCGGCAACCGGCGACGCCTATCGGGGGGTATATAGCGCGCTGAACTGGACCGGCGTACCTCTGTTCGCCAAGTTTATGTTCCAGCTGGTGTTCGCCGCCACTGCCGCCACTATCGTGTCCGGTGCAATGGCAGAGCGCACGAAGTTCAGTGCGTATCTTGTCTACAGCTTTGTGGTCAGCGCGCTCATCTACCCGGTAGTGGGACACTGGATTTGGGGAGGCGGCTGGCTGGCGAAGCTGGGCATGTGGGATTTCGCTGGCTCCACTGTGGTACACTCTACCGGAGGGTGGCTTGCGCTGGTGGGTGCGATCATGCTGGGTCCGCGCATCGGCAAATACTCTAAAGAGGGCAAGCCTCTGGCGATACCTGGGCACTCTTTGCCAATGGCAGCGCTGGGCGTGTTCATCCTGTGGCTGGGCTGGTTCGGCTTTAACCCCGGCTCCACGATGGCAGCAGATGCCTCCATCGCACAGATTGCCCTCACCACCAACCTGGCAGCAGCAACAGGTGCTATCGGCGCGCTGTTTACCTCATGGGTGCTGCTGAAGAAGCCCGATGTTAGCATGACCCTCAACGGAGTGCTGGCGGGACTGGTAGCCATCACCGCGCCCTGTGCGTTTGTGTCACCCCTCTCCGCCGCGATCATCGGCGTGCTGGGAGGTATCGTGGTGGTTATCTCCGTGTTGCTGCTGGACCGCGCGAAGGTGGACGACCCGGTAGGCGCAGTATCGGTACACGGTGTCTGCGGCGCGCTGGGCACGCTGTGCCTCGGTTTGTTCGCGCAGGAGGGATACGCTCCGGCGAACACTACCGGAAACGGTTTGCTGTTTGGCGGCGGGTTGAAACTGCTTACCGCACAGGCTATCGGCGTCGGAGCGGTATTGCTGTGGTGCATCGCCACCGGTGTCATCTTGTTCGGTCTGCTCAAAATAACCACAGGCATCCGCGTGTCGCCAGAAGAAGAGATAGAGGGGCTGGACATCGGCGAGCACGGCATGGCGGCATACCCCGACTTCGTGCTGGCAACGCCTGGGCAGTTCAGTGTGACAGGTGGCACACGCTCCCCTTCCGCGCCGAGCACGCCAGTTACAGCGCCTCTGCCCAAACCTTCATCGGAAGCGAGTACATAACAAGGAGGCTGGACGATGATAAAAGTAGAAGCGATCATTCGCCCACAGAAATTAGACGAGGTCAAAGCCGCGCTGAACGAAATCGGCATCGCAGGTATCACTGTCACCGAAGTGCACGGTTCGGGCAGGCAAAAGGGCTACACGCAAACCTATCGTGGTGCGGAGTACACCATTAACCTGTTGCAAAAGGTGAAGATCGAGGTGGTGGTGCCCGATGCGCTTGTGGAACAGGTAGTGGACGTGATACAGGAAGCCGCCCGAACAGGCGAAATCGGCGATGGCAAAATCTTCCTGATACCCGTTGCCGACGCCGTCCGCATCCGTACCGGCGAGCGTGGTGACACGGCAGTGAAGTAAGAGCGAGACATCCCCAACGCAGGCTCCACCCTGCACAGGGTGGAGCCTGCTGGCTGCAACACAGCCGTCGCGGCACCCTTTACAGCATTCCACTGCTTAGGGTAGTATTTTCATACGCTAACCACTAAGGAGGGGGTGCACGATGCTCACAACAGAGCAAGTAGAACAGTATCATCGTGACGGCTACACGGTAGCACGCGGCCTCTTCAGCAGGCAGGAAGCCGAGTTCTACATTGACCACTACATGCGCCTGCGCGAATCGGGTTCCTACCCGGGTGACTTTCAAGGGGTAGACCCCACCAGTAACGACCCGCTCAAACGCTATCCCCGCATGATTCACATGCACCGCTGGGACGAGGTCAGCCTGAAGTGGATGATTGATCCGCGGCTCAACGCATGTATGACCGCTTTGCTGGGCAAGGAACCGTATGCGGTGCAGACTATGCTGTACTTCAAGCCGCCCGGTGCACGCGGACAGGCATTGCATCAGGATAACTTCTACCTGCGTGTGCAGCCTGGCACATGCATTGCTGCGTGGATGGCGCTGGACTATTGTGATGAGGAGAACGGCTGCCTGATGGTGGTACCGGGCACGCAAGACTTACCTATCCTGTGCACTGTCCCCGCTGATACTACCCAGAGCTTTACCGACATCACCGTGCCCGTTCCGAAAGACATGCCCATCGTGCCCGTTGTGATGGAGCCGGGGGATGTGCTGTTTTTCAACGGCTCGCTAATACATGGCAGCAACCCCAACCGCTCGCGTGACCGCTTCCGCCGTGCACTTATCGGGCACTACGCGGTAGGTGATGCCGAGAAAATCGCACGATTCTATCATCCTGTGCTGCGTATGGATGGCACCGTCGTAGAACTGGGCGTTAGCGAAGGGGGCGGCCCCTGCGGCGTGTGGGTAGAGCGGGATGGCAAGCCTGTGGTGGAGGTGATTGACCCGCAGCACAGCAGCGAACAGCCCGAGCATGAGTGAAGACAGCCCCATACATCCCCCTTCCCCCGATGTTACGGGAGAAGAGGGGGATTCTTGTATTCAGTAGCGCGTCAAGCCTGGGTCTTGCTGCAGGTCGTGTTCCAACGTGTCATTGCGAGCCGCGAAGCGGCGAAGCCATCTCCTGCGCTCACGAGGGGGATTGCTTCGGGTGCTGGCGACCCTCAAAAGGACACCAACGGCTCGGCAGAAGCCTCGCCCTCCAGAGGAACGGTTGTGTAAACAGGGCTGGAGGGCGGACCTCCGGGTGAGCCGAACCTCATATGCCCCAACGGCTCGGCAGGAGCCTCGCCCTCCAGAGGGTGAAGGCAAGAATCAGGCTGAGGGTGTTCGAAATTGCTGGTTGAATGGATAGATAACCTAACCCCCTTGCCCCCTTCCCTGCAAGGGAAGGGGGAACGCCCCTCTCCTCGTAGGAGAGGGGACGGGGGTGAGGTAAGGCAGGGATAGCAAGAACGCCTCTCTCCTTGCGCTACAACCAACTTCTCAACAATTCTCGAACACCCTCGAATCAGGCTTGACAGACTACTATCGCGGCAGGTACCTCTCGAAAATCACGATGTCTCCGCGCACGACTTTCCCCTTGAACACAAATGGTTTCGCCGGGTCGCCAGCCACGAAGCGCACCAGAATCTCGTCCGGGTTGCCGTCCTGCACGCCGGCAGCGCGGTTGTCCTTCGCCACCACTGTCACCTCTCCGCGCACGCGCCTCCCACCGCGAGGCGACACTACCGACAGCACCGCCAGCCCTTTGAACTCCGCCACCTTTTCGGCATCGGTGATGCGCTGGCCATACACGGTCAGTCTCACAAGGCTAATGGTCGCCTCCGTGCGCTCCTCACGGTTCACCGCGGTGAAGCGGAAAAAGCCCTGCAACGTTACCCTCTGGGTGTCGTTGTGGATAATCTGCTTCACCTCATACCGGAAGACGCCGGGCTTGCCGTTCTCGTTTACCGCGGTGCCCCAGCCGGCGGAGCCTTTCACCGTGTAGGTCTGCGCAAACGCTGTTGTGGCTATCGCCAGAACGCCTAACCAGAGCCAATTGCGTAACATATTTACCCCCTCCTTGCGCACGGTAAATTGTTCTTCCGTCTGGCGTAGACGTTGCCGGAGGGGAAATGTTCAAACAGTTCAGGTTTGCACGCGATATGGCTTGAGCAGCTCCGCGAGGTCGTGAGTGACCTCTGCTACCACCAGAATGCCATCCGTTGTATACTCCGCGCTGTGTACGCGCCCCAGCTCGTAGCACTGAGCCAGCAGGTTACTCTGCGCATAGGGCAGGCGCACCCGTATCGGCTGCAACAGCGACTGCAGGGTAGCGAGGATATGGTTCATCAGCTCAGGGATGCCTTCCGCTTTCAGCGCGGAGATGTACACCGCGTTAGGTGTTTCCGCCACCAGCTGGCGCAGGCGATAGGTGTCTTTGACCAGGTCCGCTTTGTTGTATGCGGTGATGATAGGTTTGTTGTGCGCACCCAGCTCCGCCAGCACGTTCATGACCGCCTGTCGCTGGATCTCCAGCTGTGGATGGCTGGCATCCACCACGTGGATCAGGAAATCCGCCTCGGTCACCTCCTCCAGGGTGGCGCGAAACGCGGCGACCAGCGAGTGCGGCAGGTTGCGGATGAAGCCAACGGTATCCGACAGCAGCACCCCCCAGCCGTCGGGCAGCACGATACGACGCACGGTAGGATCCAGCGTGGCGAAAAGGTGCTCATCGGTGTAGATATGTGCGCCCGAGAGAGTGTTCAGCAGGGTGGATTTGCCCGCGCTGGTGTACCCCACCAGTGCCCCGAACGGGAAGGGTAACCTGCGCCTGCCCTGTCGCTGCTGACTGCGTTGGCGAGCCACCTGTTCCAGCTCGCGCTGCAGGTCGGCAATGCGCTCACGAACCTTGCGACGGTCCTGTTCCAGTTTGGTTTCGCCCGGTCCGCCGCGCACACCGATATGCCCCGCTTGCTGTTCGAACTTGGTATACACGCTCATCAGACGCGGCAGTTCATAGGTTAATCGCGCTAGCTCCACCTGCAGTTTTCCCTCACGGGTGTGGGCGCGTTGCGCGAAAATCCGCAGGATGAGCTCAGTGCGGTCTATTACGCGCGTTTGCAGGATGTCTTCGAGGTTGCGCTGCTGCAAAGGCGTCAGGTCATCGTCAACAATAACCACATCGGCATTGACCTCGCGCACCTGTGGGAAGAGCAGTTCCGCCTTGCCCCTGCCGATGAAGGTGGCGGCGTCTGGGCGAGTGCGCCGCTGTCGGCTCTCGCCGACCACCTCCAGACCGGCGGTGTCGCACAGAGCGCGTAGCTCTTCTTCCACATAACTGTCCAGTTCGGGGTCTGGGTTCACGTAGATGAGGAAGGCACGTTCGCGCTCCTGCACCGGATGGAGCCGGGCAGCGGGGTGCTGTAGTTCAGTTAATTCAACCGACGAACTGATGTTTCGTTGTGGCATCGTTGCCTGCACCTCTTCGGTGGAGATTCGGGATGGCAAACTACCTTGACCAGAGTTTGACTCGTTGGCACTTCCATCCTAACAGACCCGTTCCCCATTCGTCAAGCGGTCAGAGCCACCGCGCACCCCACACGACCTGCCAGTTTGCCGCGAGGTCTACCGAGCCTCCCCCACACCCAAAAGGCTAAATCGGTGCATCCGCTTCCATCTGCGCCACGAAGTAGGCAGGGTTCAGCCGCTCGCCGGTGGCGTACTCCAGCGCTTCCTCCCAGGGCAACGATGCGCCAGTAGAGAACACCTTCTGCTTCAGGAACTTGCCGACCTTGGGGCTGGAAACCAGTGCGTCTTTTGGTTCGCCAGCGAGCACCTTTGTACGTAGTACGTGCACCAACTGCGATGCCTCCATCTCACCCAGAATGTAGTTCTGGTAGTAAACTGGCGCAAGCGCGATGTGTATCTTCGCCGCCCAGTCGGGAGCGTTGCGCCCTTCGGGCTTGCGTAGCCACTGGTATTTCTCTACCAGCTGCCACCAGAGGCTGTTCAGGTCGCCATCGGGGTCGGCGTACATAGCGCGTTCGAAGTGCGTCATCACCAGCACCCAGCGGGTGAAGACGATGAGCTGCGCCTGCATCTCCTCGATAGCGGGACGCGCCACCTGTTGCGCCTGCTCGTTGGGGATGCCCATGTAGCGTTTCAGCCACTCGGCGTTGCGGTGCATCCTGCCGAACAGCATGGCGATGGCTTCGGTGCTGAGCGTGTGCGCGGGGGTGCGCAGCAGGTAGGGCAGGGAGCGGTCGATATAGTAGTCGTACACCGCATGCCCCAATTCGTGCAACATGGTGCCCATCCATCGCTCGCTGGGGCGCAGGTTGCATAATACGCGCACATCGCCCTCGCGGTCGATGTCAATGCAGAAGGCATGTTGACTCTTGCCCTCCTTCTCGTAGAGGTCACTGCGCTCCAGTATCGGCTCCACCGGCAGACCGACGGCGGCGTAGAAGGCACGCGAAATCGCCTCGATGTCTTTGTCCTCGAACAGCGGGTTCAGGTCTACCTCGCCGGGTGGGGGACTCTGGAAGAAGGGGTCCGTATAGTGCCACGGACGCAAGTCTTCTACCGACACCCCGAAACGATGGGCAAGGCGTTCATCCTGTCTCTGCTTGTATCGGCGAAACGGTTCGTTGCTGAGCTGGTGCAGCTGCTCCAGCAGGGCGAACAGGCGGTTTTCATCCAGCTCCTGCAGTTCCAGCTGCATGGCGTAGTAGTCGCGGAAGCCCAGCCGTCGCGCCTCACGGTTACGGATATGCACCAACCCCCGTACCGCATCCGCCACGCGCTCACCAATCTGCTTGCTGGCCTCCCACGCCTCGCGTCGCTCCTCGCTGTCGTTGCTCTTCTGCAATACATCGCGCAGGGTATTGTCGCTCACGCGCTCGCCGCGAAAGAGTGCGCGATAGGTATTGTATTCCTTCTCTATCTCCTTCTCGCGCTGCACGATTTCGTCAATGGTCTTTTCCGACATCTGGTGCCCGCGATACTCGTCCAGCAGTAGTTTATGCTGGCGGCGCAGCAGAGGGTCGGGGATGCTGTCGTTGGGGATGCTCTGCAGGAAGCGGTACTCGTCCTCGCGGGCGTATATCTTCATCAGCTGCGCCTGCAGCGCTGCGCCGCGCTCGAAAGCCTCCTCGCTGCCTGTGACGTTCGCCTCCCACCATGCCAGCGCAGTCTCTCTGGCAAGCGGACGAACCTCCTCCAGATGTTTTTGCAGAAACTGCTCAAAGCGTTCTTGCATCGGTGCCTCCTGTGTGTTCAGATTCCTTCAGTGAACGCCCAGGCTCCATCTCCACGAGCAGGTCAACATCGCTCTCACCCGAACCTCACCTTTGTATCAGCCCTGTAACATTTTACCATTTTCATTTGTTGCATCCAACCCTTTGCACAAGCCTGTGCTTTCTGGTACATTTATGCCGAATATGAGGTGAAACCGATGGCGTATCGCGATTTTCAACATTTTCTGGACGTTCTGCAGCAGCAAGGGGAACTGAAGCGCATCTCCTATCCCCTGGACCCCGTGCTGGAGATTACCGAAGTTGCCGACCGCGTGATGAAGTCGGGCGGTCCAGCCCTGCTGATAGAAAAGCCGAAGGGCTACGAGATCCCTGTCGCGATTAACACCTTCGGCTCGCGCAGGCGGATGAGTCTGGCGCTGGGGGTGAACGACTTCGAGGAGATTGCCCGCGAGATAGAGGAGTTGCTCAAGCCCGAAATCCCCGAACGCCTTATTGAGAAGATAGGCATGTTGCCCAAATTGATGCGCTTGGCGGACATGCCTCCGAAAAAGCGAGGCGGTGATGGCTTATGTCAGCAGGTTGTCTTGACCGGTGACGAGGTGGATATCGAGAAACTGCCCCACCTGAAATGCTGGCCCGAAGATGGTGGCCGCTACATCACCCTGCCGCTGGTGTTCACGCACGACCCCAACACGGGCAAGCGCAACGTGGGTATGTATCGCATCCAGATACTAAACCGCGACACCGCCGCCATGCACTGGCAAATGCACAAAGTGGGCGC containing:
- a CDS encoding ammonium transporter, translating into MRTIRALLANRVTLFGGLFALLGLATLKAWAQDNPSVEEALANHKMLLDTIWVMVAAFLVFWMQAGFAYVEGGLTRAKNTNNIMMKNLMDFSIGSVAFWAVGFTLMFGDGNAFVGMKGWFLAGPDNSPATGDAYRGVYSALNWTGVPLFAKFMFQLVFAATAATIVSGAMAERTKFSAYLVYSFVVSALIYPVVGHWIWGGGWLAKLGMWDFAGSTVVHSTGGWLALVGAIMLGPRIGKYSKEGKPLAIPGHSLPMAALGVFILWLGWFGFNPGSTMAADASIAQIALTTNLAAATGAIGALFTSWVLLKKPDVSMTLNGVLAGLVAITAPCAFVSPLSAAIIGVLGGIVVVISVLLLDRAKVDDPVGAVSVHGVCGALGTLCLGLFAQEGYAPANTTGNGLLFGGGLKLLTAQAIGVGAVLLWCIATGVILFGLLKITTGIRVSPEEEIEGLDIGEHGMAAYPDFVLATPGQFSVTGGTRSPSAPSTPVTAPLPKPSSEAST
- the hflX gene encoding GTPase HflX encodes the protein MPQRNISSSVELTELQHPAARLHPVQERERAFLIYVNPDPELDSYVEEELRALCDTAGLEVVGESRQRRTRPDAATFIGRGKAELLFPQVREVNADVVIVDDDLTPLQQRNLEDILQTRVIDRTELILRIFAQRAHTREGKLQVELARLTYELPRLMSVYTKFEQQAGHIGVRGGPGETKLEQDRRKVRERIADLQRELEQVARQRSQQRQGRRRLPFPFGALVGYTSAGKSTLLNTLSGAHIYTDEHLFATLDPTVRRIVLPDGWGVLLSDTVGFIRNLPHSLVAAFRATLEEVTEADFLIHVVDASHPQLEIQRQAVMNVLAELGAHNKPIITAYNKADLVKDTYRLRQLVAETPNAVYISALKAEGIPELMNHILATLQSLLQPIRVRLPYAQSNLLAQCYELGRVHSAEYTTDGILVVAEVTHDLAELLKPYRVQT
- a CDS encoding protein involved in biosynthesis of mitomycin antibiotics/polyketide fumonisin, yielding MLTTEQVEQYHRDGYTVARGLFSRQEAEFYIDHYMRLRESGSYPGDFQGVDPTSNDPLKRYPRMIHMHRWDEVSLKWMIDPRLNACMTALLGKEPYAVQTMLYFKPPGARGQALHQDNFYLRVQPGTCIAAWMALDYCDEENGCLMVVPGTQDLPILCTVPADTTQSFTDITVPVPKDMPIVPVVMEPGDVLFFNGSLIHGSNPNRSRDRFRRALIGHYAVGDAEKIARFYHPVLRMDGTVVELGVSEGGGPCGVWVERDGKPVVEVIDPQHSSEQPEHE
- the glnB gene encoding nitrogen regulatory protein P-II 1, with the translated sequence MIKVEAIIRPQKLDEVKAALNEIGIAGITVTEVHGSGRQKGYTQTYRGAEYTINLLQKVKIEVVVPDALVEQVVDVIQEAARTGEIGDGKIFLIPVADAVRIRTGERGDTAVK
- the pepF gene encoding oligoendopeptidase F, which gives rise to MQERFEQFLQKHLEEVRPLARETALAWWEANVTGSEEAFERGAALQAQLMKIYAREDEYRFLQSIPNDSIPDPLLRRQHKLLLDEYRGHQMSEKTIDEIVQREKEIEKEYNTYRALFRGERVSDNTLRDVLQKSNDSEERREAWEASKQIGERVADAVRGLVHIRNREARRLGFRDYYAMQLELQELDENRLFALLEQLHQLSNEPFRRYKQRQDERLAHRFGVSVEDLRPWHYTDPFFQSPPPGEVDLNPLFEDKDIEAISRAFYAAVGLPVEPILERSDLYEKEGKSQHAFCIDIDREGDVRVLCNLRPSERWMGTMLHELGHAVYDYYIDRSLPYLLRTPAHTLSTEAIAMLFGRMHRNAEWLKRYMGIPNEQAQQVARPAIEEMQAQLIVFTRWVLVMTHFERAMYADPDGDLNSLWWQLVEKYQWLRKPEGRNAPDWAAKIHIALAPVYYQNYILGEMEASQLVHVLRTKVLAGEPKDALVSSPKVGKFLKQKVFSTGASLPWEEALEYATGERLNPAYFVAQMEADAPI